The following are encoded in a window of Candidatus Rokuibacteriota bacterium genomic DNA:
- a CDS encoding HNH endonuclease signature motif containing protein: MRQRISWGSSGVRYWWVNQNQTYRHEVRGGYLWSPKRNANGRRNPFYDFMREVAPGDVVLSFADTWIKAIGFVASRAYEAPKPLEFGEVGAYWGTIGWRVDVRFTELQLPIRPADHMGVLTPLLPTRYSPLRPTGGGLQNIYLTLLPDTLASSLIDLIEIEARNLIGGYRVGEELPIQPAIGLIQWEEHEMSRLREDLGIPETERQAVVLARRGQGLFKQRVMQIESACRITGVNREEHLRASHCKPWRDATNAERLDGENGLLLTPNADHLFDRGFIGFEDNGDVLISPVAHADSLARMGLNTSRIFNVGSFSQGQRRYLEFHRESVLLRSRFLD; encoded by the coding sequence ATGCGCCAGCGTATTTCTTGGGGGTCGAGCGGCGTGCGCTACTGGTGGGTTAACCAGAATCAAACCTATCGTCACGAGGTGCGCGGGGGTTATCTGTGGTCACCCAAGAGAAATGCTAACGGCCGCCGTAATCCGTTCTACGACTTTATGCGCGAAGTTGCGCCCGGCGATGTAGTGCTCTCTTTCGCGGATACATGGATCAAGGCGATAGGCTTTGTCGCCTCGCGCGCCTATGAGGCACCAAAGCCGCTTGAATTCGGCGAGGTGGGTGCCTATTGGGGAACCATCGGTTGGCGAGTCGATGTGCGATTCACCGAGTTGCAGTTGCCGATCCGCCCCGCCGATCACATGGGCGTGCTGACACCCCTTTTGCCCACGCGCTATTCGCCTTTACGACCCACCGGGGGTGGACTGCAAAACATTTACCTGACCCTATTGCCGGATACACTCGCGTCCTCGCTGATCGATCTGATTGAGATTGAGGCTCGAAACCTTATAGGAGGGTATCGCGTTGGCGAGGAACTGCCGATCCAGCCGGCGATTGGCTTGATCCAGTGGGAAGAGCACGAAATGAGTCGGCTACGCGAAGATCTCGGGATACCCGAAACCGAGCGGCAGGCAGTTGTGCTGGCGCGTCGTGGCCAAGGCTTATTCAAGCAGCGCGTAATGCAGATAGAAAGCGCGTGTCGGATCACCGGCGTCAACCGCGAAGAACACTTGAGGGCCAGTCACTGCAAGCCCTGGCGCGACGCTACCAACGCAGAGCGGCTGGACGGCGAGAATGGACTGCTCTTGACCCCGAATGCAGACCACCTCTTTGACCGTGGGTTCATCGGGTTCGAAGACAATGGCGATGTTCTGATCTCACCAGTTGCGCACGCGGACTCGCTGGCCCGCATGGGCCTCAATACCTCACGCATATTCAATGTTGGAAGCTTTTCCCAAGGCCAGCGCCGATACCTAGAGTTTCACCGAGAGAGCGTCTTGTTACGCTCGCGCTTCCTAGATTGA
- a CDS encoding HNH endonuclease has translation MRRRLGQGTFQVMITDTYQRRCAVTRGKVLPVLEAAHIQPVARGATHRIDNGLLLRSDIHTLFDRGYVTVTPDHHFRVSRKLKAEFHNGEHYFQLDRVDVWVPKDPRDQPSREVLEWHADIIFNG, from the coding sequence GTGAGACGGCGGCTCGGACAAGGCACGTTCCAGGTGATGATTACCGATACCTACCAACGCCGGTGCGCTGTGACCCGGGGAAAGGTCCTACCAGTGCTGGAGGCCGCGCACATTCAGCCGGTTGCAAGAGGCGCTACCCACCGGATAGATAACGGGTTGCTCTTGCGATCAGACATCCACACTCTATTTGATCGCGGTTATGTGACCGTGACACCGGACCATCATTTTCGTGTGAGTCGAAAACTGAAAGCAGAGTTTCATAACGGCGAGCACTACTTCCAGCTGGATCGTGTCGACGTGTGGGTTCCCAAGGATCCGCGCGATCAGCCGAGTCGGGAGGTCTTGGAGTGGCACGCGGATATCATCTTCAATGGCTGA
- a CDS encoding leucine zipper domain-containing protein: MVAAVHAGSGLRQVARRWGVSLATVQLWVGRARGQELDRLDWQDRSSQPHGTRRTPRSVEDLVLEVRQQLKDVSDLGEFGAAAIHAELMSWAQPAVPSLRTIGRILDRRGALDGRRRVRRPPRPLGWYLPAVARGQAEVDSFDIIEGLAIRRGPHVEILNAISLHGGLVQSWPMPIVSARAAVDAVLEHWRAVGLPAYAQFDNLTIS, encoded by the coding sequence ATGGTGGCCGCGGTTCATGCGGGCAGCGGCCTGCGGCAAGTTGCGCGCCGATGGGGGGTGAGTCTGGCCACGGTGCAGTTGTGGGTAGGGCGTGCTCGGGGGCAGGAGCTCGATCGCTTGGACTGGCAGGATCGATCTTCTCAGCCGCACGGGACACGACGGACGCCGAGGAGCGTCGAGGATCTCGTGCTCGAGGTGCGACAACAACTGAAAGACGTCAGCGACCTGGGGGAATTTGGTGCCGCCGCCATTCACGCCGAGCTGATGAGTTGGGCGCAGCCGGCGGTGCCCTCGCTGCGTACCATCGGCCGCATTCTGGACCGGCGTGGGGCATTGGATGGACGTCGACGTGTACGCCGCCCGCCCCGGCCGTTGGGCTGGTACCTGCCGGCCGTCGCGCGTGGCCAAGCCGAGGTCGACAGCTTCGACATCATCGAAGGACTCGCCATTCGGCGAGGGCCCCACGTTGAGATTCTCAACGCCATCTCTCTGCATGGGGGCCTCGTGCAGTCCTGGCCGATGCCCATCGTAAGTGCCCGGGCGGCAGTCGATGCGGTACTGGAGCACTGGCGCGCGGTCGGCTTGCCCGCGTACGCGCAATTCGACAACCTCACGATCTCTTAG
- a CDS encoding HigA family addiction module antitoxin, with product MARIAIPPGEHLAEELKALHMSAAELARQLKVPTNRVTGILNGQRAITGDTALRLGHFFRTSPEFWLNLQSLYDLRLAEGKVGETLKALRTLQHWKGRQHRRSPHAAARG from the coding sequence ATGGCACGCATCGCAATTCCCCCTGGCGAGCATCTCGCCGAAGAACTGAAGGCGCTCCACATGAGCGCTGCCGAGCTCGCGCGCCAGCTGAAGGTACCGACTAATCGCGTTACCGGAATCCTGAATGGCCAGCGCGCCATCACCGGCGATACCGCGCTACGCCTCGGTCATTTCTTCCGCACGAGCCCCGAATTCTGGCTCAACCTTCAAAGCCTCTACGACCTGCGTCTCGCCGAGGGAAAGGTGGGGGAGACGCTCAAGGCACTGCGTACACTTCAGCATTGGAAGGGCAGGCAACACCGCCGGTCCCCCCATGCGGCCGCACGCGGTTGA
- a CDS encoding type II toxin-antitoxin system RelE/ParE family toxin: MILGYRDKRTRAFAAGKRVKAFSAIERSAQLKLDRLEAAAALEDLAGLPGNRFEALSGDREGPYSIRINDQWRICFE, from the coding sequence ATGATCCTGGGGTATCGGGACAAACGAACCAGAGCCTTCGCCGCCGGTAAGCGAGTCAAGGCGTTCTCCGCGATTGAGCGGTCCGCGCAACTCAAGCTCGACCGTCTCGAGGCGGCCGCGGCACTCGAGGACCTTGCTGGCTTGCCGGGCAACCGTTTTGAAGCGCTGAGCGGCGACCGGGAGGGCCCGTACAGCATTCGCATTAACGACCAGTGGCGGATCTGTTTCGAGTAG
- a CDS encoding DUF4926 domain-containing protein, whose product MRYQVLDTIVLDRDLAEHGLRKGDLGSVVEVYEPDGLEVEFVTASGRSAALLTLTGRDVRPVSDDDLVSVRPKASTSG is encoded by the coding sequence ATGAGGTACCAGGTTCTCGATACCATCGTTCTCGATCGTGACCTCGCCGAGCATGGGTTGCGCAAGGGCGACCTCGGCTCGGTGGTCGAAGTCTACGAGCCAGACGGGCTCGAGGTCGAGTTTGTGACCGCGTCCGGGCGAAGCGCAGCGCTGTTGACGCTGACCGGCCGGGACGTGCGCCCTGTATCAGATGACGATTTGGTATCTGTCAGGCCGAAGGCATCAACTTCGGGCTAG
- a CDS encoding DUF2779 domain-containing protein has product MPYAPAMPPGAIRLSKSRVMAGLQCHKRLWWTVHEPTAPELQPDEALQAVFDEGTQVGEVARTYVPGGTLIDLPYNAYAERIAATTAALQQRTPVIYEASFRASQVFVSVDILESRSEGASVIEVKSTTSVKVQHLPDVAVQAHVLGHRGVEASRLEIMHLNRACAYPDLSNLFTRADVTAQAHDALEAMPGAIQHQLMMLAGPLPNVAIGEHCKKPYECPFMARCWPALPPHHVSTLYSAGRRALLLEEQGYATIHDLPEDIQLRAIQDRQRRAVQAGQLIVEPGLAAALRAFQPPLAFLDFETVGLPIPVWNGCHPWDQVPVQFSCHAEDGSGRVTHHEWLAGGPGDPRPALAERLIRACEPGRSVVAYNAGFERGCLVRMADALPALAGPLRSIADRLVDLLPVVRNHVYHPDFGGSFGLKSVLPAMVPELRYDTLPIGDGETASFELERLLFQEAELTPEAKDQLRSDLLRYCHQDTWGLVKLLERLRHLARS; this is encoded by the coding sequence GTGCCCTATGCTCCTGCCATGCCGCCCGGCGCCATACGTCTCTCCAAGTCCCGCGTGATGGCGGGCCTCCAGTGCCACAAGCGGCTCTGGTGGACCGTGCACGAGCCCACCGCGCCGGAGCTGCAGCCGGACGAGGCCCTGCAGGCCGTGTTCGACGAAGGTACCCAGGTGGGCGAGGTGGCGCGCACCTATGTGCCCGGCGGCACGCTGATCGATCTGCCGTACAACGCCTACGCCGAGCGCATTGCGGCCACCACAGCGGCCCTCCAGCAAAGAACGCCGGTCATCTACGAGGCTTCGTTCCGCGCCAGCCAGGTCTTCGTCTCGGTGGACATCCTGGAGAGCCGATCGGAGGGCGCCAGCGTCATCGAAGTGAAGTCTACGACCAGCGTGAAGGTGCAGCACCTGCCGGATGTGGCGGTGCAGGCGCACGTGCTCGGTCACCGCGGGGTGGAGGCCTCGCGGCTGGAGATCATGCACCTCAATCGGGCCTGCGCGTATCCGGACCTGAGCAATCTCTTCACCCGCGCGGACGTGACAGCGCAGGCCCACGACGCGCTCGAGGCGATGCCCGGCGCGATCCAGCACCAGCTGATGATGCTGGCCGGCCCGCTCCCCAACGTGGCGATCGGCGAGCACTGCAAGAAACCCTACGAGTGTCCCTTCATGGCCCGCTGCTGGCCGGCGCTCCCGCCCCATCACGTCAGCACGCTCTACTCTGCCGGCCGCCGGGCTCTGCTGCTCGAGGAGCAGGGCTATGCGACGATTCACGACCTGCCCGAGGACATCCAGCTCAGAGCCATCCAGGACAGGCAGCGTCGCGCTGTCCAAGCGGGGCAATTGATCGTCGAACCGGGATTGGCCGCGGCGCTCCGAGCCTTCCAGCCGCCCCTGGCCTTTCTGGACTTCGAGACCGTCGGCCTGCCCATTCCAGTCTGGAACGGGTGCCATCCCTGGGACCAGGTGCCCGTCCAGTTCAGCTGCCACGCGGAAGACGGCAGCGGCCGCGTCACCCACCACGAGTGGCTGGCCGGGGGGCCCGGCGATCCGCGCCCGGCGCTGGCCGAGCGGCTGATCCGCGCCTGTGAGCCCGGGCGCAGTGTGGTGGCCTACAACGCGGGGTTCGAGCGCGGATGTCTCGTGAGGATGGCCGACGCGCTGCCCGCGCTGGCTGGGCCGCTTCGAAGCATCGCGGACCGGCTGGTGGATCTACTCCCAGTGGTGCGCAATCACGTCTATCACCCGGACTTCGGCGGCAGCTTCGGCCTCAAGAGCGTCCTGCCGGCCATGGTGCCCGAGCTCCGCTACGACACCTTGCCGATCGGCGACGGCGAGACGGCTAGTTTCGAGCTCGAGCGGCTGCTGTTCCAGGAGGCCGAGCTGACGCCGGAAGCCAAGGACCAACTGCGGAGCGATCTCCTCCGCTACTGCCACCAGGACACGTGGGGTTTGGTGAAGCTCTTGGAGCGTCTCCGACATCTAGCCCGAAGTTGA
- a CDS encoding NYN domain-containing protein: MAFIDGQNLFHSARAAFGHTHPNYDVLALADRLCRLQGWQLAQVRFYTGIPARTDDPRWHRFWSAKLAVMGRPGVHVYSRPLRYRTKTVRLPNGMVLTFMAGEEKGVDVRIALDVIRLAHRDGYDVAVLFSQNQDLSEVAEEVRIISAERRRWLKIACAFPSSSTSRSRRGIDKTDWIRIDWATYDACLDSRDYR; this comes from the coding sequence GTGGCTTTCATCGATGGCCAGAACCTCTTCCACTCAGCACGCGCGGCCTTTGGCCACACCCATCCGAACTATGATGTGCTCGCCCTAGCAGACCGTCTGTGCCGGCTACAGGGATGGCAGCTGGCCCAGGTGCGCTTCTACACGGGCATCCCGGCCAGAACCGACGACCCGCGCTGGCACCGGTTCTGGTCCGCCAAGCTCGCTGTGATGGGACGCCCTGGCGTCCACGTCTACTCCCGGCCTCTCCGATACCGCACCAAGACGGTACGTCTCCCGAATGGGATGGTGCTCACGTTCATGGCAGGCGAGGAGAAGGGCGTGGACGTCAGGATCGCGCTCGACGTCATCCGTCTCGCTCATCGGGACGGGTACGACGTGGCAGTGCTCTTCAGCCAGAATCAAGATCTTTCCGAGGTCGCCGAGGAAGTCAGGATCATTTCCGCGGAGCGGCGCCGCTGGCTCAAGATTGCTTGTGCCTTCCCCTCCAGCTCTACTAGCCGCAGTCGGCGCGGTATCGACAAGACCGATTGGATAAGGATCGACTGGGCCACCTATGATGCCTGCCTCGACAGCCGGGACTACCGGTAG
- a CDS encoding BrnT family toxin, giving the protein MRFEWDPRKADANLRAHGIGFAEAVTVLEDSFALTREDPDAVGEQRFATLGLSDQANLLVVVYAYREPDIVRMLSAWRANKRQRGLYEKARS; this is encoded by the coding sequence GTGCGGTTTGAGTGGGATCCGCGGAAGGCGGATGCGAACCTCCGCGCTCACGGGATTGGCTTCGCGGAGGCCGTCACGGTCTTGGAAGACTCCTTCGCTCTGACCCGTGAGGATCCCGACGCCGTGGGAGAGCAGCGGTTCGCGACGCTGGGTTTGAGCGACCAGGCGAACCTGCTGGTGGTTGTATACGCGTACCGGGAGCCAGACATCGTCCGAATGCTCTCCGCGTGGAGGGCGAACAAGCGTCAGAGGGGGCTCTATGAAAAGGCTCGTAGCTGA
- a CDS encoding BrnA antitoxin family protein, which yields MKRLVAERYRDLDFSRGKRGPVIKPEPGKTKISIRLDNAVLEHFRDLVHKAGGGNYQTLINDALLEHIQRRSTLDAVRQVVREALAPYGPARGNQDTRSRKRPRGRRRVAG from the coding sequence ATGAAAAGGCTCGTAGCTGAGAGGTATCGCGACCTAGATTTCTCGCGCGGGAAGCGCGGCCCGGTGATCAAGCCCGAGCCCGGCAAGACGAAGATTTCGATCCGGCTTGACAACGCCGTGCTCGAGCACTTTCGCGACTTGGTACACAAGGCCGGCGGCGGCAACTATCAGACATTGATCAACGACGCGCTCCTCGAGCACATCCAGCGGCGTTCCACCCTCGACGCCGTACGGCAGGTCGTCCGGGAAGCGCTCGCGCCCTATGGGCCCGCGCGGGGGAATCAGGACACGCGAAGCCGGAAGCGCCCGAGAGGGCGACGTCGAGTGGCTGGATAA
- a CDS encoding nucleotidyltransferase domain-containing protein — protein sequence MAHRRSPATVADPALLERVKGIVRRVLGHTPADVYLFGSWARGAQRPTSDIDVAIESAELLPRALLASLREALEESTIPNRVDVVDLAETDVAFRDRVHREGIRWIPSGRADDRNLTSHTYNEGLAEAIFKRAPGHLATLEAWLGAMQNRLPAKP from the coding sequence ATGGCTCATCGGAGATCGCCTGCTACCGTTGCGGACCCCGCGCTCCTCGAGCGCGTCAAGGGAATCGTCCGCCGGGTCCTCGGCCACACGCCCGCCGATGTGTATCTCTTCGGATCCTGGGCCCGCGGGGCGCAGCGCCCCACAAGCGACATCGACGTAGCCATCGAGTCGGCGGAACTACTGCCTCGCGCCCTGCTCGCTTCCCTGCGGGAGGCGCTCGAGGAGAGCACCATCCCCAATCGCGTCGACGTGGTGGACCTGGCCGAAACGGATGTTGCGTTTCGCGACCGCGTTCACCGCGAGGGCATCCGTTGGATCCCCTCCGGCCGCGCCGATGACCGAAACCTCACGTCCCACACGTACAACGAGGGCCTCGCCGAGGCGATCTTCAAGAGGGCGCCGGGGCACTTGGCCACCCTCGAGGCGTGGTTGGGAGCGATGCAGAACCGGCTGCCGGCCAAGCCCTAG